A region from the Drosophila takahashii strain IR98-3 E-12201 chromosome 2L, DtakHiC1v2, whole genome shotgun sequence genome encodes:
- the LOC108055319 gene encoding LOW QUALITY PROTEIN: uncharacterized protein (The sequence of the model RefSeq protein was modified relative to this genomic sequence to represent the inferred CDS: deleted 5 bases in 4 codons): MQINARDGIQMKNAPGQNRLLMLSPTRPVSCCRCVVINMANIPIHNTSTHQLRYKGQHSHIVYAFMKMPKSGWGMSAAEAIKMHAKRQTTKPANKSCRNMANMKPKPKTVTKTVGKITTHSAHTNAHSRQPKLKTKKAERAKFACIFTNFRSAKSE, encoded by the exons ATGCAAATTAACGCTAGAGATGGGATTCAAATGAAAAATGCTCCGGGCCAG AATAGATTATTGATGTTATCC CCAACTAGACCAGTTAGTTGCTGTCGTTGTGTGGTTATCAATATGGCCAATATTCCAATTCATAACACATCCACACACCAGCTGAGATACAAAGGC CAGCACTCGCATATTGTATATGCATTTATGAAAATGCCAAAGTCTGGTTGGGGGATGTCGGCAGCTGAGGCCATCAAAATGCATGCCAAGAGGCAAACAACAAAACCAGCCAACAAGAGCTGCCGCAACATGGCAAAcatgaaaccgaaaccgaaaactgTAACTAAAACTGTGGGCAAAATCACCACCCATTCCGCCCACACAAATGCTCACTCTAGGCAGccaaaattgaaaacaaaaaaagct GAACGGGCGAAATTTGCATGCATATTTACAAACTTTCGTTCGGCAAAGTCAGAGTGA